A genomic window from Streptomyces sp. HUAS YS2 includes:
- a CDS encoding AIM24 family protein codes for MNQQLAGYAPTPIAARMENHGRTMLKVAMASGQDLYARTGSMVAYEGFITYEPNPPAVRQVAQQWATGEGAPVMKCSGDGLLYLADYGADVVVINLQNDSLSVNGSNVLAFDAHLQWGVERVKGLAKFAGQGLFNVEIAGTGWVALTSRGTPIVVDCGRGEDETYVDPDALVAWSPALKVKGKRSFKASSLIGRGSGEAYQMAFSGQGIVVVQPSEDSTDRLRIRG; via the coding sequence ATGAACCAGCAACTCGCGGGCTACGCCCCGACCCCCATTGCGGCCCGGATGGAGAACCACGGCCGCACCATGCTCAAGGTCGCCATGGCCTCCGGCCAGGACCTGTACGCCCGGACCGGCTCGATGGTGGCCTACGAGGGCTTCATCACCTACGAGCCCAACCCGCCCGCCGTCCGCCAGGTCGCCCAGCAGTGGGCCACCGGCGAGGGCGCGCCCGTCATGAAGTGCTCCGGCGACGGACTGCTCTACCTCGCCGACTACGGCGCGGACGTCGTCGTGATCAACCTTCAGAACGACTCGCTGTCCGTCAACGGCTCCAACGTCCTCGCCTTCGACGCCCACCTCCAGTGGGGCGTCGAGCGGGTCAAGGGCCTGGCCAAGTTCGCCGGACAGGGCCTGTTCAACGTCGAGATCGCCGGTACCGGCTGGGTCGCCCTGACCTCGCGCGGCACCCCGATCGTCGTCGACTGCGGCCGCGGCGAGGACGAGACGTACGTCGACCCGGACGCGCTCGTCGCCTGGTCGCCGGCGCTCAAGGTCAAGGGCAAGCGCAGCTTCAAGGCCTCCTCCCTCATCGGGCGGGGCAGCGGCGAGGCGTACCAGATGGCGTTCTCCGGCCAGGGGATCGTCGTCGTGCAGCCGAGCGAGGACAGCACCGACCGCCTGCGGATCCGGGGCTGA
- a CDS encoding AIM24 family protein, protein MQSALFNHGEQQSQDRYVMQNPQLLRVALTGQDDVLARKGAMVAYQGLIDFDGEYQTSSQRRARARTGEGLDLMRCSGQGTVYFANLAQHVHVVEVEQEGMTVDSAYVLALDSTLHTEVIAVDSQYGISGSGKYQLNISGRGKVALMTSGQPLMMQVTPDKYVNVDADAIVAWSTGLRVQMQAQTVNSSVMRRRGNTGEGWELSFLGQGFALVQPSEVMPPQNAAIGQGIAAQFGAGQHGSHAQNQNNAWN, encoded by the coding sequence ATGCAGAGCGCGCTTTTCAACCACGGCGAGCAGCAGAGCCAGGACCGGTACGTCATGCAGAACCCGCAGCTGCTGCGGGTCGCCCTGACCGGTCAGGACGACGTCCTGGCCCGCAAGGGCGCCATGGTCGCGTACCAGGGCCTGATCGACTTCGACGGCGAGTACCAGACGTCCTCGCAGCGCCGGGCCCGTGCCCGCACGGGTGAGGGACTCGACCTCATGCGGTGCTCCGGCCAGGGCACGGTCTACTTCGCCAACCTCGCCCAGCACGTCCACGTCGTGGAGGTCGAGCAGGAGGGCATGACCGTCGACAGCGCCTATGTGCTGGCACTGGACTCCACCCTGCACACCGAGGTCATCGCCGTGGACAGCCAGTACGGCATCTCCGGCTCCGGCAAGTACCAGCTCAACATCTCCGGCCGCGGCAAGGTCGCCCTGATGACCTCCGGTCAGCCGCTGATGATGCAGGTCACGCCGGACAAGTACGTCAACGTCGACGCGGACGCGATCGTCGCCTGGTCCACCGGGCTGCGGGTGCAGATGCAGGCGCAGACGGTCAACAGCAGCGTCATGCGCCGCCGCGGCAACACCGGCGAGGGCTGGGAACTCAGCTTCCTCGGACAGGGCTTCGCCCTCGTCCAGCCCAGCGAGGTGATGCCGCCGCAGAACGCCGCCATCGGGCAGGGCATCGCCGCCCAGTTCGGCGCCGGCCAGCACGGCTCGCACGCCCAGAACCAGAACAACGCCTGGAACTGA
- a CDS encoding TOMM precursor leader peptide-binding protein produces the protein MHPMVKPALRRAWRNLQSVQFGATSAHAVVVGPVDTTTGSLIGRMDGTRGTELLRAEARALGLPDDRLDRLLARLAEAGLISDASAARPRTAGASRHAEGALDPLRADLASLSVVEPEPDGALRRLTARRSARVQVRGAGRVGAAVAALLSASGVGRVEVLDSGSVQPWEVTPGGLPAEAVGERRAAAAGRLVGRSAPGGRAPRAVRGSPGAGGGEPALSLVVVAPRDGLAAYVPDPVPAQPWIAAGVPHLYAGVVEATGVVGPLVLPGGTACAECLQRERTDREPVWPRMLAQWRSGAPDPVPACDTGLAATVAGLAAAHALAFLDGELPASTGARWEVSLPLLEWRAERFAPYSGCPCGAAGNREGERRSGLRRAHDTMAG, from the coding sequence ATGCATCCGATGGTGAAACCGGCACTGCGGCGTGCCTGGCGGAATCTCCAGTCCGTGCAGTTCGGGGCCACTTCCGCGCATGCGGTGGTGGTGGGTCCGGTGGACACGACGACGGGCAGTCTGATCGGGCGCATGGACGGGACGCGCGGGACGGAGCTGCTGCGCGCGGAGGCGCGGGCGCTGGGACTGCCGGACGACAGGCTGGACCGGCTGCTGGCGCGGCTCGCGGAGGCGGGGCTGATCTCCGACGCGTCCGCGGCGCGTCCCCGGACGGCCGGTGCGTCCCGGCACGCGGAGGGCGCACTGGATCCGCTCCGTGCCGATCTGGCGTCGCTGTCGGTGGTCGAGCCGGAGCCGGACGGCGCGCTGCGCCGGCTGACCGCCCGCCGTTCGGCGCGCGTGCAGGTCCGGGGCGCGGGCAGGGTCGGCGCGGCGGTCGCGGCGCTGCTCTCGGCCTCCGGGGTCGGCCGGGTGGAGGTGCTGGACTCGGGATCTGTGCAGCCGTGGGAGGTGACGCCGGGCGGGCTGCCCGCCGAGGCGGTGGGCGAGCGCCGGGCCGCCGCCGCGGGGCGGCTGGTGGGGCGGTCGGCGCCGGGCGGCCGGGCGCCTCGGGCGGTGCGGGGTTCCCCGGGGGCGGGCGGCGGCGAACCGGCGTTGTCGCTCGTGGTGGTGGCGCCGCGGGACGGATTGGCGGCGTACGTCCCCGATCCGGTGCCGGCCCAGCCGTGGATCGCGGCGGGCGTCCCGCACCTGTACGCGGGAGTGGTGGAGGCGACCGGGGTGGTCGGGCCGCTGGTGCTGCCGGGCGGGACGGCGTGCGCCGAGTGCCTGCAGCGGGAGCGGACCGACCGGGAGCCGGTGTGGCCGAGGATGCTGGCGCAATGGCGCTCCGGCGCGCCGGACCCGGTGCCGGCCTGCGACACGGGGCTCGCGGCGACGGTGGCGGGGCTGGCCGCGGCGCACGCGCTGGCGTTCCTGGACGGGGAGCTGCCGGCGAGCACCGGGGCGCGATGGGAGGTGTCGCTGCCGCTGCTGGAGTGGCGTGCCGAGCGGTTCGCGCCGTACTCGGGCTGTCCGTGCGGCGCGGCAGGTAACAGAGAAGGGGAGCGCCGCTCCGGGCTTCGGAGGGCGCACGACACAATGGCGGGGTAA
- a CDS encoding zinc-dependent metalloprotease, translated as MSDTPFGFGLPPEEPENGDEGKKKDPAGGGQGAGNPFGFGVPGGGDNPFAAMFGSMNPNDLGAAFQQLGQMLSYEGGPVNWDMAKQIARQVVSQGTADGTKDASVGPAEKSAVEEAVRLADLWLDQVTSLPSGSNTAVAWSRAEWVEATLPAWQQLVDPVAERVGTAMGDVLPEEMQAMAGPLIGMMRSMGGAMFGQQIGQAVGALAGEVVGSTDIGLPLGPAGKAALLPLNVEALGKDLSIPMDEVRLYLALREAAHQRLFAHVPWLRSHLFGAVEGYARGIKVDTSKLEDAVGNLDPTHPEQLQEALQQGMFQPEDTPEQKAALARLETALALVEGWVDAVVHEAAKSRLTSADALRETLRRRRASGGPAEQTFATLIGLELRPRRLRDASRLWASLTDARGVDGRDELWSHPDMLPTASDLDDPDGFVHREHLDFSELDKMLGEAAGGRPEDEGKGDEGKDDQGK; from the coding sequence GTGAGTGACACCCCATTCGGATTCGGCCTTCCGCCGGAGGAGCCGGAGAACGGCGACGAGGGCAAGAAGAAGGACCCCGCCGGAGGTGGTCAGGGTGCTGGCAACCCCTTCGGCTTCGGCGTGCCGGGCGGCGGGGACAACCCGTTCGCCGCGATGTTCGGCTCCATGAACCCCAACGACCTCGGAGCCGCCTTCCAGCAGCTCGGCCAGATGCTGAGCTACGAGGGCGGTCCCGTGAACTGGGACATGGCCAAGCAGATCGCCCGCCAGGTGGTCTCGCAGGGCACCGCGGACGGCACCAAGGACGCCAGCGTCGGCCCGGCGGAGAAGTCCGCCGTCGAGGAGGCCGTGCGCCTGGCCGACCTGTGGCTGGACCAGGTGACCTCGCTGCCGTCCGGGTCGAACACCGCCGTGGCGTGGAGCCGCGCCGAGTGGGTCGAGGCGACGCTGCCGGCCTGGCAGCAGCTGGTCGACCCGGTCGCGGAGCGGGTCGGCACGGCCATGGGCGACGTGCTGCCCGAGGAGATGCAGGCCATGGCCGGCCCGCTGATCGGCATGATGCGCTCCATGGGCGGCGCCATGTTCGGCCAGCAGATCGGGCAGGCCGTCGGCGCGCTGGCCGGCGAGGTCGTCGGCTCGACGGACATCGGCCTGCCGCTCGGCCCGGCCGGCAAGGCGGCGCTGCTGCCGCTGAACGTCGAGGCGCTCGGCAAGGACCTCAGCATCCCGATGGACGAGGTGCGGCTGTACCTGGCCCTGCGCGAGGCCGCCCACCAGCGGCTCTTCGCGCACGTGCCGTGGCTGCGTTCGCACCTGTTCGGCGCGGTCGAGGGCTATGCCCGCGGGATCAAGGTCGACACCTCCAAGCTGGAGGACGCGGTCGGCAACCTGGACCCGACGCACCCCGAGCAGCTCCAGGAGGCGCTGCAGCAGGGCATGTTCCAGCCGGAGGACACCCCGGAGCAGAAGGCCGCCCTGGCCCGGCTCGAGACGGCGCTCGCGCTGGTCGAGGGCTGGGTGGACGCGGTGGTGCACGAGGCCGCGAAGTCGCGGCTGACCTCGGCGGACGCGCTGCGCGAGACGCTGCGCCGGCGCCGGGCCTCCGGCGGGCCCGCCGAGCAGACCTTCGCCACGCTGATCGGCCTGGAGCTGCGTCCGCGCCGGCTGCGGGACGCCTCGCGGCTGTGGGCCTCGCTGACCGACGCGCGCGGCGTGGACGGCCGTGACGAGCTGTGGAGCCACCCGGACATGCTGCCGACGGCGTCCGACCTGGACGACCCGGACGGCTTCGTGCACCGCGAGCACCTCGACTTCTCGGAGCTGGACAAGATGCTCGGCGAGGCCGCCGGGGGCCGCCCCGAGGACGAGGGCAAGGGCGACGAGGGCAAGGACGACCAGGGCAAGTGA
- a CDS encoding ABC1 kinase family protein, which translates to MSDLPRKAVTRTAKLAALPLGIAGRATWGLGRRIGGKSAEIVARELQQRTAEQLFKVLGELKGGAMKFGQALSVFESALPEEVAGPYRAALTRLQEAAPPMPTRTVHAVLEERLGEEWRELFLEFEDKPAAAASIGQVHRAVWHDGREVAVKVQYPGAGEALLSDLTQLSRFARLLGPLIPGMDIKPLITELRDRVSEELDYALEAESQRAHAEEFAGDPDVLVPNVVHQSDQVLVTEWIDGIPLSEVISDGTQEQRDRAGQLLARFLFSGPGRTGLLHADPHPGNFRLLPGEDEDGGPETWRLGVLDFGTVDRLPGGLPETIGVCLRMTLEGDAETVYELLCREGFVKETVALDPDGVLDYLLPIIEPAEVETFGFTRDWIRTQAARIADPRSPAHQLGKQLNLPPSYLLIHRVTLSTIGVLCQLNASVRLREELEEWLPGFVEAE; encoded by the coding sequence ATGTCTGATCTTCCCCGGAAGGCGGTCACCCGGACCGCGAAGTTGGCCGCGCTGCCACTGGGCATCGCCGGCCGGGCGACGTGGGGCCTGGGCAGACGGATCGGCGGGAAGTCGGCCGAGATCGTCGCCCGGGAGCTGCAACAGCGCACGGCGGAGCAGCTGTTCAAGGTCCTCGGTGAGCTCAAGGGCGGGGCCATGAAGTTCGGGCAGGCGCTGTCCGTCTTCGAGTCCGCCCTGCCGGAGGAGGTGGCGGGCCCGTACCGGGCGGCGCTCACCCGACTTCAGGAGGCGGCGCCGCCGATGCCGACGCGGACGGTGCACGCGGTGCTGGAGGAGCGGCTCGGCGAGGAATGGCGGGAGCTGTTCCTGGAGTTCGAGGACAAGCCGGCCGCGGCGGCGTCGATCGGGCAGGTGCACCGGGCGGTGTGGCACGACGGCCGCGAGGTCGCGGTGAAGGTGCAGTACCCGGGGGCGGGCGAGGCGCTGCTGTCGGACCTGACGCAGCTGAGCCGGTTCGCCCGGCTGCTCGGTCCGCTGATCCCGGGGATGGACATCAAGCCGCTGATCACGGAGCTGCGGGACCGGGTCTCGGAGGAGCTGGACTACGCGCTGGAGGCGGAGTCCCAGCGGGCGCACGCGGAGGAGTTCGCGGGCGATCCGGACGTGCTGGTGCCGAACGTGGTCCACCAGTCGGACCAGGTCCTGGTGACGGAGTGGATCGACGGGATCCCGCTGTCGGAGGTGATCTCGGACGGCACGCAGGAGCAGCGGGACCGGGCGGGTCAGCTGCTGGCCCGGTTCCTGTTCTCCGGCCCGGGGCGGACGGGGCTGCTGCACGCGGATCCGCACCCGGGGAACTTCCGGCTGCTGCCGGGCGAGGACGAGGACGGCGGTCCGGAGACCTGGCGGCTGGGCGTGCTGGACTTCGGCACGGTGGACCGGCTGCCGGGCGGGCTGCCGGAGACGATCGGCGTCTGTCTGCGGATGACGCTGGAGGGCGACGCCGAGACGGTCTACGAGCTGCTGTGCCGGGAGGGCTTCGTCAAGGAGACGGTGGCGCTCGATCCGGACGGGGTGCTCGACTACCTGCTGCCGATCATCGAGCCGGCGGAGGTGGAGACCTTCGGCTTCACCCGGGACTGGATCCGCACCCAGGCCGCCCGGATCGCCGATCCCCGCTCCCCCGCGCACCAGTTGGGCAAGCAGCTCAATCTGCCTCCGTCGTACCTGCTGATACACCGGGTGACGCTGAGCACGATCGGGGTGCTGTGCCAGCTGAACGCGTCGGTCCGGCTGCGCGAGGAACTGGAGGAGTGGCTGCCCGGCTTCGTCGAGGCGGAGTGA
- a CDS encoding NUDIX hydrolase, whose amino-acid sequence MTLHDDAVLVLKTYEPDGDQQQLREVYLDHLAAHPDGMYKPCSAGHLTSSALVIDPSRGRVLLTLHKKLGMWLQMGGHCEPGDATVADAALREATEESGIAGLTLLPGGPVRLDRHPIPPPCHWHLDVQYAALAPAGAVAEISEESLDLRWFAYDEVAGVADTSVVRLTEGTLARLA is encoded by the coding sequence GTGACTCTGCACGACGACGCGGTCCTCGTACTGAAGACGTACGAGCCGGACGGGGACCAGCAGCAGCTGCGCGAGGTCTATCTCGACCATCTGGCGGCCCACCCCGACGGCATGTACAAGCCCTGCTCGGCCGGTCACCTCACCAGCAGCGCGCTGGTGATCGACCCGTCTCGGGGCCGGGTGCTGCTGACGCTGCACAAGAAGCTGGGCATGTGGCTGCAGATGGGCGGTCACTGCGAGCCGGGTGACGCGACGGTGGCCGACGCGGCGCTGCGCGAGGCGACGGAGGAGTCCGGCATCGCCGGTCTGACGCTGCTGCCGGGCGGGCCGGTGCGGCTCGACCGGCACCCGATCCCGCCGCCCTGCCACTGGCACCTGGACGTGCAGTACGCGGCGCTGGCCCCGGCCGGCGCGGTGGCGGAGATCAGCGAGGAGTCGCTGGACCTGCGCTGGTTCGCGTACGACGAGGTCGCGGGCGTGGCGGACACGTCCGTGGTCCGGCTGACGGAGGGCACGCTCGCCCGGCTGGCCTAG
- a CDS encoding ATP-dependent DNA helicase UvrD2 translates to MTAATHSTLFPQVPETADAVLDGLDPEQREVALALHGPVCVLAGAGTGKTRAITHRIAYGVRAGMLQPASVLAVTFTNRAAGEMRGRLRQLGAGGVQARTFHSAALRQLQYFWPKAVGGELPRLLDRKVQLVAEAGARCRVRLDRNELRDVTSEIEWAKVTQTVPADYPAAVAKSVRDAPRDPAEIGQIYAMYEQLKRDRSVIDFEDVLLLTVGILQDRHDIADQIRSQYHHFVVDEYQDVSPLQQRLLDLWLGERDNLCVVGDASQTIYSFTGATPEHLLNFRARHPGATVVKLVRDYRSTPQVVHLANGLLSQARGRAAEHRLELISQRDPGPEPVHTEYADEPAEAEGTARRIRDLIAAGVPAGEIAVLYRVNAQSEVYEQALADAGVPYQLRGAERFFERQEVREAGIALRGAARAGANDSLLDDAEDLPAQVRAVLSTKGWTTQPPAGSGAARDRWESLAALVRLAEDFARATPQATLSALVAELDERAAAQHAPTVQGVTLASLHAAKGLEWDAVFLVGLTEGMMPITYAKTDEQIEEERRLLYVGVTRARLHLSLSWSLSRSPGGRASRRPTRFLTGLRPGSGSRAAGRGGAGGIERGGASGFGGTGGSGGSRGARRGARGPARCRVCGATLTEAGEMKLMRCEDCPSDMDEALYERLRDWRAEQARKLGQPAYCVFTDKTLMAIAERVPAADGELVGISGVGARKLTRFGADVLAICAGQEPGGDDEEV, encoded by the coding sequence GTGACAGCAGCAACGCACTCCACTCTCTTCCCGCAGGTGCCGGAGACGGCCGACGCGGTGCTCGACGGCCTGGACCCCGAGCAGCGCGAGGTCGCCCTGGCCCTGCACGGCCCGGTGTGCGTCCTCGCCGGAGCCGGTACGGGCAAGACGCGCGCGATCACGCACCGGATCGCGTACGGGGTGCGGGCGGGCATGCTCCAGCCCGCGAGTGTGCTGGCCGTCACCTTCACCAACCGGGCCGCCGGCGAGATGCGCGGCCGGCTCCGCCAGCTCGGCGCGGGCGGCGTCCAGGCCCGTACGTTCCACTCGGCGGCGCTGCGGCAGCTCCAGTACTTCTGGCCGAAAGCCGTCGGTGGCGAGCTGCCCCGGCTGCTCGACCGGAAGGTCCAGCTGGTTGCCGAGGCGGGGGCGCGCTGCCGCGTCCGCCTCGACCGGAACGAGTTGCGTGATGTCACGAGCGAGATCGAGTGGGCCAAGGTCACGCAGACGGTCCCTGCCGACTACCCGGCCGCCGTCGCCAAGTCGGTCCGCGACGCACCCCGCGACCCGGCCGAGATCGGCCAGATCTACGCGATGTACGAGCAGCTCAAGCGCGACCGCTCGGTGATCGACTTCGAGGACGTGCTGTTGCTCACCGTCGGCATCCTCCAGGACCGGCACGACATCGCCGACCAGATCCGCAGCCAGTACCACCACTTCGTGGTGGACGAGTACCAGGACGTCTCCCCGCTCCAGCAGCGCCTGCTCGACCTGTGGCTCGGCGAGCGGGACAACCTCTGCGTCGTCGGCGACGCGAGCCAGACGATCTACTCCTTCACCGGCGCCACCCCCGAGCACCTGCTGAACTTCCGCGCCCGGCACCCCGGAGCCACCGTGGTGAAGCTGGTCCGCGACTACCGCTCCACCCCCCAGGTCGTGCACCTCGCGAACGGGCTGCTGAGCCAGGCCCGCGGCCGGGCCGCCGAGCACCGGCTCGAGCTGATCTCGCAGCGCGACCCCGGCCCCGAGCCGGTCCACACCGAGTACGCCGACGAGCCCGCCGAGGCGGAGGGCACCGCCCGCCGCATCCGCGACCTGATCGCCGCCGGCGTCCCGGCCGGCGAGATCGCCGTGCTCTACCGGGTCAACGCCCAGTCCGAGGTCTACGAGCAGGCCCTGGCCGACGCCGGGGTGCCGTACCAGCTGCGCGGAGCGGAGCGGTTCTTCGAGCGCCAGGAGGTGCGCGAGGCCGGCATCGCGCTGCGCGGCGCGGCCCGCGCCGGCGCCAACGACTCGCTGCTCGACGACGCGGAGGACCTGCCCGCGCAGGTCCGCGCGGTGCTCTCGACCAAGGGCTGGACGACCCAGCCGCCGGCCGGCTCGGGCGCGGCCCGTGACCGCTGGGAGTCGCTCGCCGCCCTGGTCCGGCTCGCCGAGGACTTCGCCCGCGCCACGCCGCAGGCCACCCTGTCCGCGCTGGTCGCCGAACTCGACGAGCGGGCCGCCGCCCAGCACGCCCCGACCGTCCAGGGCGTCACGCTCGCCTCGCTGCACGCGGCCAAGGGCCTGGAGTGGGACGCCGTCTTCCTGGTCGGCCTCACCGAGGGCATGATGCCGATCACGTACGCCAAGACGGACGAGCAGATCGAGGAGGAGCGACGGCTCCTCTACGTGGGCGTCACCCGGGCCCGGCTGCATCTGTCGCTCTCCTGGTCGCTGTCCCGCTCCCCGGGCGGGCGCGCCTCCCGTCGACCCACCCGGTTCCTCACCGGCCTGCGGCCCGGCTCGGGGTCGCGCGCCGCGGGCCGCGGCGGGGCCGGTGGCATCGAACGGGGCGGCGCGAGCGGCTTCGGCGGGACGGGCGGCAGCGGTGGGAGCCGGGGCGCCCGGCGCGGCGCGCGCGGCCCGGCGCGGTGCCGGGTCTGCGGCGCCACCCTCACCGAGGCCGGCGAGATGAAGCTGATGCGCTGTGAGGACTGCCCCTCGGACATGGACGAGGCGCTGTACGAGCGGTTGCGCGACTGGCGCGCGGAGCAGGCGCGGAAGCTGGGCCAGCCGGCGTACTGCGTCTTCACCGACAAGACGCTGATGGCGATCGCCGAGCGGGTGCCCGCCGCCGACGGCGAGCTGGTCGGCATCTCCGGCGTCGGGGCCCGCAAGCTGACCCGGTTCGGGGCTGACGTCCTCGCCATCTGCGCCGGTCAGGAGCCTGGAGGAGACGACGAGGAGGTCTGA
- a CDS encoding WhiB family transcriptional regulator, with translation MQLEAHAPSVPPSETIPPPGLTEDSALTPLTTLTALDDAIENLGVPVPCRSYDPEVFFAESPADVEYAKSLCRTCPLMAACLAGAKERREPWGVWGGELFVQGVVVARKRPRGRPRKNPVAA, from the coding sequence GTGCAACTCGAAGCGCACGCCCCGTCCGTACCGCCTTCCGAAACGATCCCCCCGCCCGGCCTCACGGAGGACTCCGCCTTGACCCCCCTCACCACGCTCACCGCGCTCGACGACGCCATCGAGAACCTCGGTGTGCCCGTCCCGTGCCGCTCCTACGACCCGGAGGTCTTCTTCGCCGAGTCCCCCGCGGACGTCGAGTACGCCAAGTCCCTGTGCCGGACCTGTCCGCTGATGGCGGCCTGCCTGGCGGGCGCCAAGGAGCGGCGCGAGCCGTGGGGCGTCTGGGGCGGCGAGCTGTTCGTCCAGGGTGTCGTCGTCGCCCGCAAGCGGCCCCGTGGTCGCCCGCGCAAGAACCCGGTCGCGGCATGA
- a CDS encoding TerD family protein, producing MAREFQRGHKAKISDLTPGTDLYVGVQIAAPGLTFDISCFGLDADEQLSDDRYFIFFNQPKSPEESIQLLGAQSGDTESFRVTLDRIPANIHKLSFTATLDGAGQMSQIGPGYIRIVAGGEEVVRYAFTGAEFSTERAVMLGDFYLKDVWRFAAVGQGFDGGLDALLKNFGGEVAEEQPAAQQAPAATPGFAPPPQGAAPPAFGAPAAPPAPTAPQVPQPAPGFGAPAAPPAPAAPQPPAQPVYAQPTIAAPLAPPAPAAPSPYGQPPQPYGQVPGQIPGQVPGQAPYGQPPAGMPQPGMPQPGMPQPGMPQPGMPQPGMGVPQGVPAASGPGLAAALAPYRETATGTRWTPQNQQLMRVDLAMGGVPVLARQGSMVMYQGKVDFSHKGAGFAGRIVGNATGQEMQLMRCTGRGQVFLAEDAAHLHSIELQGDGICVSAENVLAFDESLQHEVRRIEGHGIPGGALFTMQFTGTGTVVVKTHGIPVVLPVTPTTFADCNAVVAWSSAAQVILSSQVRLRRNAYPGHSGETVNLQFRGAPGNFIVVQPYEV from the coding sequence ATGGCCAGGGAATTCCAACGCGGCCACAAGGCCAAGATCAGTGATCTGACACCGGGGACCGATCTGTACGTGGGTGTGCAGATCGCCGCGCCCGGGCTGACCTTCGACATCAGCTGCTTCGGCCTCGATGCCGACGAACAGCTTTCGGACGACCGGTACTTCATCTTCTTCAACCAGCCCAAGTCGCCCGAGGAGTCCATCCAACTGCTCGGCGCGCAGTCCGGCGACACCGAGTCCTTCCGCGTCACGCTGGACCGCATTCCGGCGAACATCCACAAACTGTCCTTCACCGCGACCCTCGACGGCGCCGGCCAGATGAGCCAGATCGGCCCCGGCTACATCCGGATCGTCGCGGGCGGCGAAGAGGTCGTCCGGTACGCCTTCACCGGCGCGGAGTTCTCCACCGAGCGCGCCGTGATGCTGGGCGACTTCTACCTGAAGGACGTCTGGCGGTTCGCCGCCGTCGGCCAGGGCTTCGACGGCGGACTCGACGCCCTCCTGAAGAACTTCGGCGGCGAGGTCGCCGAGGAGCAGCCCGCCGCGCAGCAGGCTCCGGCCGCCACCCCCGGCTTCGCCCCGCCCCCGCAGGGCGCCGCGCCGCCCGCGTTCGGCGCTCCCGCGGCCCCGCCCGCGCCCACCGCGCCCCAGGTCCCGCAGCCCGCGCCGGGCTTCGGAGCCCCGGCCGCGCCGCCGGCGCCCGCGGCTCCGCAGCCGCCGGCCCAGCCGGTGTACGCGCAGCCGACCATCGCCGCCCCGCTCGCCCCGCCGGCTCCGGCCGCGCCGTCCCCGTACGGCCAGCCTCCGCAGCCGTACGGCCAGGTCCCGGGGCAGATTCCCGGCCAGGTCCCGGGCCAGGCCCCGTACGGTCAGCCGCCGGCCGGCATGCCGCAGCCCGGCATGCCCCAGCCCGGCATGCCCCAGCCCGGCATGCCCCAGCCCGGCATGCCCCAGCCCGGCATGGGGGTTCCGCAGGGTGTCCCGGCGGCCTCCGGACCCGGTCTCGCCGCCGCGCTCGCCCCGTACCGGGAGACCGCCACCGGCACCCGCTGGACGCCGCAGAACCAGCAGCTCATGCGGGTCGACCTCGCCATGGGCGGCGTCCCGGTGCTCGCCCGCCAGGGCAGCATGGTCATGTACCAGGGCAAGGTCGACTTCAGCCACAAGGGCGCCGGTTTCGCCGGCCGGATCGTCGGCAACGCCACCGGCCAGGAGATGCAGTTGATGCGCTGCACCGGCCGCGGCCAGGTCTTCCTCGCCGAGGACGCCGCGCACCTGCACTCCATCGAGCTGCAGGGCGACGGCATCTGCGTCTCCGCCGAGAACGTCCTCGCGTTCGACGAGTCCCTGCAGCACGAGGTCCGCCGCATCGAAGGCCACGGCATCCCCGGCGGGGCCCTGTTCACCATGCAGTTCACGGGTACCGGCACGGTCGTCGTGAAGACCCACGGCATCCCCGTCGTCCTGCCGGTCACGCCGACCACCTTCGCCGACTGCAACGCGGTCGTCGCCTGGTCGTCCGCGGCCCAGGTGATCCTCTCCAGCCAGGTCCGGCTGCGCCGCAACGCGTACCCGGGACACAGCGGCGAGACGGTGAACCTCCAGTTCCGGGGTGCGCCCGGCAACTTCATCGTCGTCCAGCCGTACGAGGTCTGA
- a CDS encoding M48 family metallopeptidase, whose translation MPADPQRSVISEPPRGSGTSAVEVRRSSRRNRTVSAYREGDRTIVLIPARMSEAEEQRWVTVMLDKLAAQESRKLLGDAELAERAERLSAQCFGGRARPTSVRWVTNQNTRWGSCTPAEGSIRLSHRLQGMPEYVVDYVLVHELAHLLVPGHGPRFWRLLEAYPKTERARGYLEGVVAAERLPHLPAAREE comes from the coding sequence GTGCCCGCCGACCCACAGCGCAGCGTGATCAGCGAACCGCCCCGCGGCTCCGGGACGAGTGCGGTCGAGGTCCGCAGGAGCTCCCGGCGGAACAGGACCGTCTCCGCCTATCGCGAGGGCGACCGGACCATCGTCCTCATCCCCGCCCGGATGTCGGAGGCGGAGGAGCAACGGTGGGTCACCGTCATGCTCGACAAACTCGCCGCGCAGGAGAGCCGGAAACTCCTCGGCGACGCCGAACTGGCAGAGCGTGCCGAGCGGTTGTCCGCCCAGTGCTTCGGCGGCCGGGCCCGCCCCACATCGGTGCGCTGGGTCACCAACCAGAACACCCGCTGGGGCTCCTGCACCCCCGCCGAGGGCAGCATCCGACTCTCCCACCGGCTCCAGGGCATGCCCGAGTACGTCGTCGACTACGTGCTCGTGCACGAACTCGCCCATCTCCTGGTGCCCGGTCACGGACCGCGGTTCTGGCGCCTTCTCGAGGCGTACCCGAAGACCGAGCGGGCGCGCGGCTACCTCGAAGGCGTGGTCGCCGCGGAGCGGCTGCCGCATCTGCCCGCCGCACGCGAGGAGTGA